One Aegilops tauschii subsp. strangulata cultivar AL8/78 chromosome 7, Aet v6.0, whole genome shotgun sequence genomic window carries:
- the LOC109753434 gene encoding auxin-responsive protein IAA20, whose product MELELGLAPPNDAGSCGKRRSAEAFGVKKPTLPLFLRDDDDDGDHGNGEDDTGDARDCEISMGNKRKRLVGWPPVKSAHRPRSNSHVKVKMEGVPIGRKVDLSRHASYHQLHHTLRLMFPSTSHHGDPYAVTYEDVDGDWVLVGDVPWEDFVRSAKRLKILLV is encoded by the exons ATGGAGCTGGAGCTGGGGCTTGCGCCGCCCAACGACGCGGGctcgtgcgggaagaggagatcGGCGGAGGCGTTTGGGGTCAAGAAACCCACGCTGCCACTCTTCCTgcgcgacgacgacgacgacggtgacCACGGCAACGGCGAAGACGACACTGGCGACGCTCGCGACTGCGAGATATCGATGGGCAACAA GAGGAAGAGGCTAGTGGGGTGGCCGCCGGTGAAGAGCGCGCACCGCCCGCGCAGCAACAGCCATGTGAAGGTGAAGATGGAAGGGGTGCCCATCGGGAGGAAGGTGGACCTGTCCCGCCACGCCTCCTACCACCAGctccaccacacgctccgcctcATGTTCCCCTCCACTTCTCACCATGGTGATCCATACGCCGTCACCTACGAGGACGTCGACGGGGACTGGGTACTCGTCGGGGACGTGCCGTGGGA GGACTTTGTCAGGTCGGCCAAGCGGCTCAAGATACTACTCGTGTAA